One genomic segment of Streptomyces liangshanensis includes these proteins:
- a CDS encoding catalase, whose translation MTLEAHVTQGPLTTESGAPLADNQNSETAGAGGPVLVQDQALLEKLAHFNRERIPERIVHARGAGAYGTFTLTRDVSQWTRAKFLSEVGKQTETFLRFSTVAGNLGSADAVRDPRGFALKFYTEEGNYDLVGNNTPVFFIKDAIKFPDFIHTQKRDPYTGSQEADNVWDFWGLSPESTHQVTWLFSDRGIPATLRHMNGYGSHTFQWNNEAGEVFWVKYHFKTDQGIKNLTTEEAVQVSGMDPDSHQRDLRESIERGDFPSWTVQVQIMPAADAASYRFNPFDLTKVWPHADYPPIEIGKLELNRNPENIFAEVEQSIFSPAHFVPGIGPSPDKMLQGRLFAYGDAHRYRVGINADHLPVNRPHATEARTNSRDGFLYDGRHKGTKNYEPNSFGGPFQTDRPLWQATPVSGVTGNTEAPVHAEDNDFVQAGNLYRLLSEDEKGRLIDNLAGFISKVSRDDIVERAVNNFRQADGDFGKRLDSAVQALRG comes from the coding sequence ATGACGCTGGAGGCGCACGTGACGCAGGGACCACTGACGACGGAGTCCGGGGCTCCGCTGGCGGACAACCAGAACAGTGAGACCGCTGGAGCCGGTGGCCCCGTCCTGGTCCAGGACCAGGCGCTGCTGGAGAAGCTCGCGCACTTCAACCGCGAGCGCATCCCGGAGCGCATCGTGCACGCCCGCGGCGCCGGCGCGTACGGCACCTTCACGCTCACCCGTGACGTCTCGCAGTGGACCCGGGCGAAGTTCCTCTCCGAGGTCGGCAAGCAGACCGAGACGTTCCTGCGCTTCTCCACCGTCGCGGGCAACCTCGGCTCGGCCGACGCGGTGCGTGACCCCCGCGGCTTCGCGCTGAAGTTCTACACCGAAGAGGGCAACTACGACCTCGTCGGCAACAACACCCCGGTGTTCTTCATCAAGGACGCCATCAAGTTCCCCGACTTCATCCACACCCAGAAGCGCGACCCGTACACGGGCTCGCAGGAGGCGGACAACGTCTGGGACTTCTGGGGTCTGTCGCCCGAGTCCACCCACCAGGTGACGTGGCTGTTCAGCGACCGCGGCATCCCGGCGACGCTGCGTCACATGAACGGGTACGGCTCGCACACGTTCCAGTGGAACAACGAGGCCGGCGAGGTCTTCTGGGTCAAGTACCACTTCAAGACGGACCAGGGGATCAAGAACCTCACCACCGAAGAGGCCGTCCAGGTCTCGGGCATGGACCCGGACAGCCACCAGCGTGACCTGCGCGAGTCCATCGAGCGCGGCGACTTCCCGTCCTGGACGGTGCAGGTCCAGATCATGCCGGCGGCCGACGCGGCCTCGTACCGCTTCAACCCGTTCGACCTCACCAAGGTGTGGCCGCACGCGGACTACCCGCCGATCGAGATCGGCAAGCTGGAGCTCAACCGCAACCCGGAGAACATCTTCGCCGAGGTCGAGCAGTCCATCTTCTCGCCGGCGCACTTCGTGCCGGGCATCGGTCCCTCCCCGGACAAGATGCTCCAGGGCCGTCTGTTCGCGTACGGCGACGCCCACCGCTACCGCGTCGGCATCAACGCCGACCACCTGCCGGTGAACCGTCCGCACGCCACCGAGGCGCGCACGAACAGCCGGGACGGCTTCCTGTACGACGGCCGTCACAAGGGCACCAAGAACTACGAGCCCAACAGCTTCGGCGGCCCCTTCCAGACGGACCGCCCGCTGTGGCAGGCGACCCCGGTCTCCGGTGTCACCGGCAACACCGAGGCGCCCGTGCACGCCGAGGACAACGACTTCGTCCAGGCGGGCAACCTGTACCGGCTCCTCTCCGAGGACGAGAAGGGCCGCCTGATCGACAACCTCGCCGGATTCATCTCGAAGGTGTCGCGTGACGACATCGTCGAGCGCGCGGTGAACAACTTCCGCCAGGCGGACGGCGACTTCGGCAAGCGGCTGGACTCCGCGGTCCAGGCCCTGCGCGGCTGA
- a CDS encoding Fur family transcriptional regulator, with amino-acid sequence MSDLLERLRERGWRMTAQRRVVAEVLDGDHVHLTADEVHARAVARLPEISRATVYNTLGEMVTLGEVIEVSTDRRAKRYDPNAHHPHHHLVCARCGAIKDVHPTGDPLASLPDAERFGFSISDVEVTYRGTCPNCAAA; translated from the coding sequence ATGAGTGACCTGTTGGAACGACTTCGCGAGCGCGGCTGGCGTATGACCGCACAGCGGCGTGTCGTGGCCGAGGTCCTCGACGGCGACCACGTGCACCTGACAGCCGACGAGGTGCACGCGCGTGCCGTCGCCAGGCTCCCGGAGATCTCCCGCGCGACCGTCTACAACACCCTGGGTGAGATGGTCACGCTGGGCGAGGTCATCGAGGTGTCCACGGACCGCCGCGCCAAGCGGTACGACCCCAACGCGCACCACCCGCACCACCACCTGGTCTGCGCGCGGTGCGGCGCGATCAAGGACGTGCACCCGACGGGTGACCCGCTGGCCTCCCTCCCGGACGCCGAGCGCTTCGGGTTCTCGATCTCGGACGTCGAGGTGACGTACCGCGGTACGTGCCCGAACTGCGCGGCGGCGTAG
- a CDS encoding tetratricopeptide repeat protein has protein sequence MVFMGDRATLLETGRFVQQDEAGAANAADTSPSATGGTPPADMREASDAEAEARHRRAAEKGDTASMSVLGALLLRRGDLDAAEPYLRAATAEGERAAANNLGVLLHQRGYVEEAAGWWRIAAVAGSAAAAHALGRHYRERGDEPAAEYWLRQSAEQGHALGAYALADLLEHRSDVGAERWLRAAAEQGHREASYRLARALERRAKESARSGADVVYSGNRAQYDTGTGRPVPRGAAAPPPRADRAGRRAGADGPTLISEAAQWYQQAAARGHRRAALHLGAILEKRGELKEAGRWYLTAAKDGEARAACALGFLLRDAGDEESAAVWWLRAAQDGDGNAANALGALHAARGEPQTAERWYRAAMDAGDVNGAYNLGLLCAAQDRTVQAEQWYRRAAYAGHREAANALAVLLLQADDATGAEPWFSKAAEAGSVDAAFNLGILHAGRDEDRTALRWYERAAAAGHTEAALQVGIAYLRDGDEQSAERHLRCAAGGGSAEAAFRLATVLDARRPPPGPPALGETYPEKSECESWYERAAEQGHRRAQVRVGMLAAGRGDMADAARWYREAAEAGSRNGAFNLGLLLAREGGEREAALWWTRAAQAGHGRAALRLALLAARRGELTEGQRWCARAVELGPSEVAERAARLREALHQELTA, from the coding sequence ATGGTATTTATGGGGGATAGGGCAACTCTGTTGGAGACAGGGCGGTTTGTGCAGCAGGACGAAGCCGGTGCCGCCAACGCCGCGGACACCTCCCCGAGTGCGACGGGCGGTACGCCCCCCGCCGACATGAGGGAGGCGTCCGACGCCGAGGCGGAGGCGCGTCACCGCCGCGCCGCCGAGAAGGGCGACACCGCGTCGATGAGCGTGCTCGGCGCCCTGCTGCTGCGCCGCGGCGACCTCGACGCCGCCGAGCCCTACTTGCGCGCCGCGACCGCCGAGGGCGAGCGCGCCGCCGCCAACAACCTGGGTGTCCTGCTCCACCAGCGCGGCTACGTCGAGGAGGCCGCAGGCTGGTGGCGGATCGCCGCCGTCGCTGGATCGGCCGCCGCTGCCCACGCCCTCGGCCGCCACTACCGCGAGCGCGGCGACGAGCCCGCCGCCGAGTACTGGCTGCGCCAGTCCGCCGAGCAGGGCCACGCCCTCGGCGCCTACGCGCTCGCCGACCTGCTGGAGCACCGCAGCGACGTCGGCGCCGAGCGCTGGCTGCGCGCCGCCGCCGAACAGGGCCACCGCGAGGCCTCGTACCGGCTGGCACGCGCGCTGGAGCGCCGGGCCAAGGAGAGCGCGCGCTCCGGCGCGGACGTCGTCTACAGCGGCAACAGGGCCCAGTACGACACCGGTACGGGCCGGCCGGTCCCCCGGGGCGCCGCCGCGCCCCCGCCGCGCGCGGACCGGGCCGGGCGCCGGGCGGGGGCCGACGGGCCCACGCTGATCAGCGAGGCCGCGCAGTGGTACCAGCAGGCCGCCGCGCGCGGCCACCGCCGCGCCGCCCTGCACCTCGGCGCGATCCTGGAGAAGCGCGGCGAGCTCAAGGAGGCCGGCCGCTGGTACCTGACCGCCGCCAAGGACGGCGAGGCCAGGGCCGCCTGCGCGCTGGGGTTCCTGCTGCGCGACGCCGGTGACGAGGAGAGTGCGGCCGTCTGGTGGCTGCGCGCCGCCCAGGACGGTGACGGCAACGCCGCCAACGCCCTCGGCGCGCTGCACGCCGCCCGGGGCGAGCCGCAGACCGCCGAGCGGTGGTACCGGGCCGCCATGGACGCGGGCGACGTCAACGGGGCGTACAACCTCGGCCTGCTGTGCGCCGCCCAGGACCGTACCGTCCAGGCCGAGCAGTGGTACCGCCGCGCCGCCTACGCGGGCCACCGCGAGGCCGCCAACGCGCTCGCCGTGCTGCTGCTCCAGGCCGACGACGCGACCGGCGCCGAGCCCTGGTTCTCCAAGGCCGCCGAGGCGGGCAGCGTGGACGCCGCGTTCAACCTGGGCATCCTGCACGCCGGGCGCGACGAGGACCGTACGGCCCTGCGGTGGTACGAGCGCGCGGCCGCGGCCGGACACACGGAGGCGGCCCTCCAGGTGGGCATCGCCTACCTGCGGGACGGCGACGAGCAGTCCGCCGAGCGCCACCTGCGCTGCGCGGCGGGCGGCGGCAGCGCCGAGGCGGCCTTCCGGCTGGCCACGGTGCTCGACGCGCGCAGGCCGCCGCCGGGACCGCCCGCGCTCGGGGAGACGTACCCGGAGAAGAGCGAGTGCGAGTCCTGGTACGAGCGCGCCGCCGAGCAGGGGCACCGCCGGGCGCAGGTGCGCGTCGGCATGCTCGCGGCGGGCCGCGGGGACATGGCCGACGCCGCCCGCTGGTACCGCGAGGCCGCCGAGGCGGGCAGCCGGAACGGCGCGTTCAACCTCGGTCTCCTGCTGGCGCGTGAGGGCGGCGAGCGGGAGGCGGCCCTGTGGTGGACCCGCGCCGCGCAGGCCGGGCACGGCCGGGCCGCGCTGCGCCTCGCGCTGCTCGCGGCCCGCCGGGGCGAGCTGACCGAGGGCCAGCGCTGGTGCGCGCGCGCCGTCGAGCTGGGGCCCTCGGAGGTGGCGGAGCGGGCCGCGCGGCTGCGCGAGGCGCTCCACCAGGAGCTGACGGCGTGA